From Amycolatopsis sp. cg9, one genomic window encodes:
- a CDS encoding type I polyketide synthase, which produces MTAEPTGLEIAVVGMAGRFPGAGSVGRFWENVLDGGEQVTEFTAEEAIAAGVAPEEARRPDYRHVHGVLDGVEHFDNGLFGYTPRDSALLDPQQRIFLECAWAAMEDAGYAPRTDGAPVGVYASVSQNAYLLSHVLKTPGALDHTSPQEFLLATEKDMLAARVSYHLDLRGPSLSVQASCSSSLVSVHMACQALIAGECEMALAGGVTVHVPQYEGYRYTTGSVFSSTGHCLPFDAGADGTVFGNGVGVVVLKPLADALADHDTVHAVILGSAVNNDGARRMSFTAPGVDGQVRVIRAAHRVAGVDPATITYMETHGTGTSLGDPIEFEALTEAFGGEGPPCTLGTLKAQVGHLSGAAGVAGLIKTVLALEHGVLPPSRHFTRPNPDIDLDGSRFRLSTEPVRWEGHRRAAISSFGIGGTNAHMVLEAPPDPAPASPGGRAYEVLPLSAREDEPLLELASRLREHLKDRPDAGLADVAATLQHGRTPQRRRVAIAVPDLGSAVDALAAARPATADARDRGVVYLFPGQGAQRAGMGRALYETEETFRGWIDAADERLDFDLRGLLYAGDPAENAKVLARTAYTQPALFAVEHALARLWTELGLGPSAMIGHSVGEYVAATLAGCFEFETALDLVAERARLMQEQPPGAMLSVHLPAGEVLPVLGGDLAVAAVNGPELCAVSGPVAAVDALADRLRADGVTCRRLRTSHAFHSPMMEGVAAGLRPKLRAAAPKPPEIPFVSNLTGDWIRPDEAQDPEYWVRHLLSPVRFHEGLQRLLSGPPSVLLEVGPGATLRSLVGKTGDDRVALGGLPDPGREADDGAYLARTIGRLWEAGAPVDWTLWRRGPWSRVPLPTYPFQRRRHWIEPAGTPAPEAPEAPPRAEAVVPAPAGLPELVRRVWQDLLGVDRVGLDDNFFELGGHSLLAARIVARLADETGVQLPGDALYVAQTPRELVALTEENGFAAAGDDQRDPERLARLIAEIAEMSPEEVEDRLREEA; this is translated from the coding sequence ATGACGGCGGAGCCGACCGGGCTCGAGATCGCCGTCGTGGGCATGGCGGGCCGCTTCCCCGGCGCCGGCTCGGTCGGGCGGTTCTGGGAAAACGTGCTCGACGGTGGCGAGCAGGTCACGGAGTTCACCGCCGAGGAGGCGATCGCCGCCGGGGTGGCGCCGGAGGAGGCCCGCCGTCCCGACTACCGGCACGTCCACGGCGTGCTCGACGGCGTCGAGCACTTCGACAACGGGCTCTTCGGCTACACGCCCCGGGATTCGGCCCTGCTCGACCCACAGCAGCGCATCTTCCTGGAATGCGCCTGGGCCGCCATGGAAGACGCGGGGTACGCGCCCCGCACCGACGGCGCGCCGGTGGGCGTCTACGCCAGCGTCAGCCAGAACGCCTACCTGCTTTCGCACGTGCTGAAGACGCCGGGGGCGCTGGACCACACCAGCCCGCAGGAGTTCCTGCTCGCCACGGAAAAGGACATGCTGGCGGCGCGCGTGTCCTACCACCTCGACCTGCGCGGGCCCAGCCTGAGCGTGCAGGCCTCCTGCTCGTCTTCGCTGGTCTCGGTGCACATGGCCTGCCAGGCGCTGATCGCCGGCGAGTGCGAAATGGCGCTGGCCGGCGGCGTCACGGTGCACGTGCCCCAGTACGAGGGGTACCGGTACACCACCGGTTCGGTGTTCTCCTCGACCGGGCACTGCCTGCCGTTCGACGCCGGCGCCGACGGGACGGTCTTCGGCAACGGCGTCGGCGTGGTCGTCCTCAAGCCGCTGGCGGACGCGCTCGCCGACCACGACACGGTCCACGCCGTCATCCTCGGCTCGGCGGTCAACAACGACGGCGCCCGCCGGATGAGCTTCACCGCGCCCGGCGTCGACGGGCAGGTGCGGGTCATCCGCGCCGCGCACCGCGTCGCGGGCGTGGACCCCGCCACGATCACCTACATGGAAACGCACGGGACCGGCACCTCCCTCGGCGACCCGATCGAGTTCGAGGCGCTCACCGAGGCGTTCGGCGGCGAAGGCCCGCCCTGCACGCTCGGCACCTTGAAGGCGCAGGTCGGCCACCTCTCCGGCGCGGCGGGCGTCGCCGGGCTCATCAAGACGGTGCTGGCGCTGGAACACGGCGTGCTGCCGCCCAGCAGGCACTTCACCCGGCCGAACCCCGACATCGACCTCGACGGCAGCCGGTTCCGGCTGTCCACCGAACCCGTGCGGTGGGAGGGGCACCGGCGCGCGGCGATCAGCTCGTTCGGCATCGGCGGGACGAACGCCCACATGGTCCTGGAGGCGCCGCCCGACCCGGCCCCCGCCTCGCCGGGCGGGCGCGCGTACGAAGTCCTGCCGCTGTCCGCCCGCGAGGACGAGCCGCTGCTCGAACTCGCGTCCCGGCTGCGGGAGCACCTCAAGGACCGGCCGGACGCCGGACTGGCCGACGTCGCCGCCACGCTGCAGCACGGCCGCACGCCGCAGCGCCGCCGGGTGGCGATCGCCGTCCCGGACCTCGGCTCGGCGGTCGACGCGCTGGCCGCCGCGCGCCCGGCGACGGCCGACGCCCGCGACCGCGGCGTGGTCTACCTGTTCCCCGGGCAGGGCGCGCAGCGAGCCGGCATGGGCCGGGCGCTGTACGAGACCGAGGAGACGTTCCGCGGCTGGATCGACGCCGCCGACGAGCGGCTGGACTTCGACCTGCGCGGGCTGCTGTACGCCGGGGACCCGGCCGAGAACGCGAAGGTACTGGCCCGGACCGCCTACACCCAGCCCGCGCTCTTCGCCGTCGAACACGCGCTGGCCCGGCTCTGGACGGAGCTCGGGCTCGGGCCGTCGGCGATGATCGGGCACAGCGTCGGCGAGTACGTCGCCGCAACCCTCGCGGGCTGCTTCGAGTTCGAGACGGCGCTCGACCTGGTCGCCGAGCGGGCCCGGCTGATGCAGGAGCAGCCGCCGGGCGCGATGCTGAGCGTCCACCTGCCGGCCGGCGAGGTGCTGCCGGTGCTGGGTGGCGACCTCGCGGTCGCGGCGGTGAACGGCCCCGAGCTGTGCGCCGTGTCCGGCCCGGTGGCCGCCGTCGACGCGCTGGCGGACCGGCTGCGGGCGGATGGCGTCACCTGCCGCCGGTTGCGCACGTCCCACGCGTTCCACTCGCCGATGATGGAAGGCGTGGCGGCGGGGCTCCGGCCGAAGCTGCGCGCGGCCGCGCCGAAGCCGCCGGAGATCCCGTTCGTGTCCAACCTGACCGGCGACTGGATCCGCCCGGACGAGGCCCAGGACCCGGAGTACTGGGTCCGGCACCTGCTCTCGCCGGTGCGCTTCCACGAGGGGCTGCAGCGGCTGCTGAGCGGCCCGCCCTCGGTGCTGCTCGAAGTCGGACCCGGAGCCACCCTGCGCTCGCTCGTCGGCAAGACCGGCGACGACCGGGTCGCGCTCGGCGGCCTGCCCGATCCGGGGCGCGAAGCCGACGACGGTGCCTACCTGGCCCGGACGATCGGCCGGCTGTGGGAGGCCGGCGCGCCGGTGGACTGGACCTTGTGGCGCCGCGGGCCGTGGTCGCGGGTCCCGCTGCCGACCTACCCCTTCCAGCGCCGGCGGCACTGGATCGAGCCGGCCGGGACGCCAGCGCCCGAGGCACCGGAAGCACCGCCCCGCGCCGAGGCTGTCGTGCCGGCGCCCGCGGGCCTGCCCGAGCTCGTCCGGCGCGTCTGGCAGGACCTGCTCGGCGTCGACCGGGTCGGGCTCGACGACAACTTCTTCGAGCTCGGCGGGCATTCGCTGCTCGCCGCCCGGATCGTCGCCCGGCTGGCCGACGAGACCGGCGTGCAGCTGCCCGGCGACGCGCTGTACGTGGCGCAAACACCGAGGGAACTCGTTGCGCTCACCGAGGAAAACGGCTTCGCGGCCGCCGGGGACGATCAGCGGGATCCGGAGCGGCTGGCCCGCCTGATCGCGGAGATCGCGGAAATGTCGCCCGAGGAGGTCGAGGACCGCCTCCGCGAGGAAGCCTGA
- a CDS encoding amino acid adenylation domain-containing protein, translating into MGATEGTTLHELIAAQTRGAPSKIAVTGPDGDLTYAELEHRAEQVAVRLAALGAAPDRPVGLLVPRSAAMIAGMLGILRAGGAYLPLDPELPGSRLAASLSAAGAVAVVTIPELADRVAGRPVVVLGEDDGAPGPARPPTPASALCYVLFTSGSTGTPKAVAVEHRQYVHYLAGLAERIEPGWSWALLSTFSADLGSTNVFAALTTGGRLHVLSREQAVDSGALADYFARHRIDAVKLVPSHLAALAGVDGAAVAGVLPRRLLICAGEPLTPGLVRRIRAARPDLAVENHYGPTETTVSMLAYPVPPEVPETIPLGRPFRGVRVHVLGPDGEPVPDGVTGTLGITGGNLARGYLGAPAATAAAFTPASGEPGERMYETGDLVRRLPGGDLEFVGRGDDQVKIMGYRVEPGEVAAVLDRHPGVARAVVVPHGTGGERRLAGYVAGSGVTPADLRAFAAGLLPEHMVPSAIVVLDALPLNGNGKVDRAALPDPFAGRTGGPSAPGAGLAEQIAAAWAATLGHDTVGPHDNFFDIGGTSLLLMRLRARLVQTLEREISMVTLFRNPTVHLLVQHLEAAGAPAAEADDGRGRNRLTAAARDRRRAAMSGGDR; encoded by the coding sequence AACTGATCGCCGCGCAGACGCGGGGGGCCCCGTCGAAGATCGCGGTCACCGGACCCGACGGCGACCTCACCTACGCCGAACTGGAGCACCGGGCGGAGCAGGTGGCCGTGCGGCTCGCGGCACTCGGCGCAGCACCGGATCGCCCGGTGGGTCTCCTGGTTCCCCGGTCGGCGGCGATGATCGCGGGCATGCTGGGCATCCTGCGGGCGGGTGGCGCGTACCTCCCGCTGGACCCCGAACTGCCCGGATCCCGGCTCGCCGCCTCGCTTTCCGCCGCGGGCGCGGTCGCCGTGGTGACGATTCCGGAGCTGGCGGACCGGGTCGCCGGGCGGCCGGTCGTCGTGCTGGGGGAGGACGACGGCGCACCGGGGCCGGCCCGGCCGCCCACGCCCGCGTCGGCGTTGTGCTACGTGCTCTTCACTTCGGGGTCGACCGGCACGCCCAAGGCCGTCGCCGTCGAGCACCGCCAGTACGTCCACTACCTGGCAGGACTGGCCGAGCGGATCGAGCCGGGGTGGTCGTGGGCCCTGCTGTCGACGTTCTCCGCGGACCTGGGCAGCACCAACGTGTTCGCGGCGCTGACCACCGGTGGCCGGCTGCACGTGCTGTCCCGGGAACAGGCCGTCGATTCCGGGGCGCTCGCGGACTACTTCGCGCGGCACCGGATCGACGCGGTCAAGCTCGTCCCGAGCCACCTCGCCGCGCTGGCCGGAGTGGACGGCGCCGCCGTCGCCGGGGTGCTGCCGCGGCGGCTGCTGATCTGCGCGGGCGAGCCGCTGACCCCCGGCCTGGTGCGCCGGATCCGCGCCGCCCGCCCGGACCTGGCGGTCGAAAACCACTACGGGCCCACCGAAACCACCGTCTCGATGCTCGCGTACCCGGTACCGCCGGAAGTGCCCGAGACGATCCCGCTCGGCCGCCCGTTCCGCGGGGTGCGCGTGCACGTCCTCGGGCCGGACGGCGAACCCGTCCCCGACGGCGTCACCGGCACGCTGGGCATCACCGGGGGCAACCTGGCCCGCGGCTACCTCGGCGCGCCCGCCGCGACCGCCGCCGCGTTCACCCCGGCCTCCGGCGAACCCGGCGAGCGGATGTACGAGACCGGCGACCTGGTCCGGCGGCTCCCCGGCGGGGACCTGGAGTTCGTCGGGCGCGGCGACGACCAGGTCAAGATCATGGGCTACCGCGTCGAACCCGGTGAGGTCGCCGCCGTCCTGGACCGCCACCCGGGTGTGGCGCGGGCGGTCGTCGTGCCGCACGGCACCGGGGGCGAGCGGCGGCTGGCGGGTTACGTCGCGGGATCCGGTGTCACACCGGCGGATCTGCGCGCGTTCGCGGCCGGCCTGCTGCCCGAGCACATGGTCCCGTCGGCGATCGTCGTGCTGGACGCGTTGCCGCTGAACGGGAACGGCAAGGTCGACCGCGCCGCGCTGCCGGATCCCTTCGCCGGCCGGACGGGCGGGCCGAGCGCGCCCGGGGCGGGCCTGGCCGAGCAGATCGCCGCCGCCTGGGCCGCGACCCTGGGCCACGACACCGTGGGCCCGCACGACAACTTCTTCGACATCGGCGGCACGTCGCTGCTGCTGATGCGGCTCCGGGCCCGGCTGGTCCAGACCCTGGAACGGGAGATCTCGATGGTCACGCTCTTCCGCAACCCGACCGTGCACCTGCTGGTGCAGCACCTCGAAGCGGCCGGCGCCCCGGCGGCGGAGGCGGACGACGGCCGCGGCCGCAACCGGCTCACCGCGGCCGCGCGCGACCGCCGCCGCGCCGCCATGAGCGGAGGCGACCGATGA